In Penicillium psychrofluorescens genome assembly, chromosome: 5, a single window of DNA contains:
- a CDS encoding uncharacterized protein (ID:PFLUO_007518-T1.cds;~source:funannotate), giving the protein MAASYLPENVLNERRTVTYRSLSRALKVHATLAKQMLFDFHRTENAKKPQSVHATYVISGIQKPPPPPETNGHGANDEDAIMQSSPYMPSSMPNQDPADAVRVTSIILTREENLEAAKSTFESVSTIHVYSVQPTVLQDLNVLTDVSRETWSAHVHEDPLEFGKQWGMIQNTHVQRRTGTRPPAPAPAPAPAVEAAKTSESTVPAKRPFQEEAPPKKADERASKQSTPASDSQSSAKPATKAAPKREKSDLFSSFAKAKPKQKKAEDVVLDDASEEEPEELFPDQGDKKTEPANRESRKEREEKLKQMMENDDGDDEEMPDADEEEPPREPTPPVEAPPKPAELKEEATVQGGRRRGKRQVIKKRTVKDEEGYLVTREEATWESFSEDEPAPKKKPAVQVGKGKAGKGQGQGQGQGQGNIMSFFGKK; this is encoded by the exons atggctgcttCGTATCTGCCCGAGAACGTCCTCAATGAGCGGCGCACA GTCACTTATCGCTCGCTGAGCCGCGCGCTCAAGGTGCATGCCACTTTGGCCAAGCA GATGCTCTTCGATTTCCACCGTACCGAGAACGCAAAGAAACCCCAAAGCGTCCACGCGACCTATGTCATCTCCGGCATCCAAaaaccgccaccaccacccgagACAAACGGCCATGGCGCGAACGACGAGGACGCAATTATGCAGAGCAGCCCTTACATGCCCAGCTCGATGCCGAACCAAGACCCCGCGGACGCGGTGCGCGTCACCTCCATCATCCTAACTCGCGAGGAGAACTTGGAAG CTGCCAAATCCACCTTCGAGTCGGTCTCAACAATACATGTCTACAGTGTCCAGCCGACGGTGCTGCAGGACCTGAATGTCTTGACGGATGTGAGTCGGGAGACGTGGAGTGCGCATGTCCATGAGGATCCGTTGGAATTTGGGAAGCAATGGGGCATGATCCAGAACACGCATGTCCAG CGGCGAACGGGGACAcggccaccagcaccagcaccagcaccagctcCGGCTGTGGAAGCGGCCAAAACGTCAGAATCGACGGTTCCAGCCAAGCGGCCGTTTCAGGAAGAGGCGCCTCCTAAAAAGGCGGATGAGCGGGCCTCGAAGCAATCCACTCCAGCTTCGGATTCGCAATCATCTGCGAAGCCAGCAACCAAGGCGGCGCCCAAGCGCGAGAAGAGTGATCTTTTCAGCTCATttgccaaggccaagccgaaacagaagaaggcagaggaTG TGGTCCTTGACGACGCCTCGGAGGAGGAACCAGAGGAATTGTTCCCGGACCAGGGAGACAAAAAGACCGAACCGGCCAATCGTGAAAGCAGGAAAGAGCGCGAGGAAAAGCTCAAACAGATGATGGAGAATGACGACGGTGACG ATGAGGAAATGcccgatgccgacgaagaggagCCACCCCGCGAGCCGACCCCACCAGTGGAGGCGCCACCAAAGCCAGCCGAGctgaaggaagaagccaCCGTCCAGGGTGGACGGCGGCGGGGCAAACGACAAGTCATCAAGAAGCGGACGGTCAAGGACGAAGAGGGGTATTTGG TGACCCGAGAGGAAGCGACATGGGAGTCCTTCTCCGAAGATGAGCCGGCACCCAAAAAGAAACCCGCGGTCCAGgtgggcaagggcaaggcgggcaagggccagggccagggccagggccagggccaggggAACATTATGTCGTTCTTTGGGAAGAAGTAG
- a CDS encoding uncharacterized protein (ID:PFLUO_007519-T1.cds;~source:funannotate) has product MENSFDLPDSTDWLDTPLSLLAPLESSLRCQVCKDFFDNPVITSCSHTFCSLCIRRCLSTEGKCPACRASDQELKLRRNWAVQELVDAFQTARPKVLELAKKEATRLARGDLAPDGPSSPKKRKLDLRPGEGLEGSQSSPQGVRTRSQRSRSDVPGSSSAPEVIEDSQDEDYVPEDGLVNCPICHRKMKNEAVFAHLDRDCPGTPTAPKTKSFGSLQSAARIASHPTTKPPERIPAMNYSILKDVVLRRKLRDLGIPDWGARQLLQRRHTEWMNLWNANCDSKNPKSKRDLLQELDVWERTQGGHAAAPSLFVANNPVMRKDFNAADWSTSHDGDFKRLIANARKRNDAAVRSTIPGASAAHEESPLEQPATTSTAKDVDVSPPVYGVLESNPHANSLNPPR; this is encoded by the exons ATGGAAAATTCGTTCGATCTCCCCGACTCCACCGACTGGTTGGACACTCCGCTGTCTCTGCTCGCGCCGCTAGAGTCTTCTCTGCGCTGCCAAGTGTGCAAGGACTTTTTCGACAACCCGGTCATCACGTCATGCAGCCACACGTTCTGCTCGCTTTGTATTCGCCGCTGTCTGAGCACCGAGGGGAAGTGTCCCGCGTGTCGCGCGTCCGACCAAGAGCTGAAGCTCCGTCGCAACTGGGCGGTCCAGGAGCTAGTCGATGCGTTCCAGACTGCACGACCAAAGGTTCTGGAGTTGGCTAAGAAGGAGGCTACGCGTCTTGCGCGTGGTGATCTCGCGCCGGATGGGCCGTCTTCGCCTAAGAAGCGGAAACTGGATCTGCGGCCCGGGGAGGGGTTGGAAGGATCACAGAGTAGCCCGCAGGGTGTGCGCACCAGATCGCAGAGGTCGAGAAGTGATGTGCCAGGCTCTTCGTCTGCCCCGGAAGTTATTGAAGACAGCCAGGATGAGGATTACGTTCCAG AGGATGGCCTTGTTAATTGTCCTATCTGTCAccgcaagatgaagaatgaAGCGGTCTTTGCGCATCTTGATAGAGATTGTCCAGGAACCCCTACTGCGCCGAAGACCAAGTCTTTTGG ATCCTTGCAATCTGCGGCCCGCATCGCCTCACATCCCACCACTAAGCCGCCTGAGAGGATCCCCGCAATGAACTATTCGATCTTGAAAGACGTCGTGTTGCGAAGAAAGCTCCGTGATCTCGGCATCCCTGACTGGGGCGCACGGCAGCTGTTGCAAAGGCGTCACACCGAGTGGATGAACCTGTGGAATGCGAACTGTGACTCCAAAAACCCAAAATCAAAACGCGATTTGCTGCAGGAATTGGATGTATGGGAGCGGACTCAAGGAGGGCACGCGGCGGCGCCTTCGTTGTTCGTGGCGAACAACCCGGTGATGCGCAAAGATTTCAATGCTGCCGACTGGAGTACCTCTCACGACGGCGATTTCAAGCGTCTGATTGCGAATGCACGGAAACGGAACGATGCCGCTGTCAGGTCAACGATCCCTGGTGCCTCTGCTGCCCACGAAGAATCCCCATTGGAACAACCTGCCACAACATCAACTGCCAAGGACGTGGATGTGTCTCCGCCAGTCTATGGCGTTCTTGAATCCAACCCGCACGCCAATTCGTTAAACCCACCTCGATGA
- a CDS encoding uncharacterized protein (ID:PFLUO_007520-T1.cds;~source:funannotate) has translation MSDLLNYILNNEDAFRRNRLPSLYSDFTLQKRTNPDGYAVNVAAWEQALNHAARRGYTSSRGVRRRSGSLSVSASSTAKQSTGNNNPSLRKKTDHLVLRTDESLLRDLESPEWGRPVALGAVFEEALRKHTMVALPVYRTIAGSLQKSQWRIIDPGALSPWNVMSWGMRQLKGIVVGSDESAPRLQVQELVLVENLRETADLVVKKATRANASKLDLIYSKESFVEEYATVLHDATELSDEDFDVLLLYLSRDTGAIAYDGKTIKFKSSSDETPAITQEDTTIASIKTLLSTMSKQVTNLEAKIEELNMSAKTALANKNRISALSAVRSKKLAEGNLKQRLDTLVQLEQIYSNIEQAAGQVELVRVMEASTGVLRGLHAQVGGAERVEDVLEELREEMTKVDEVGSIMNEAGPVVDEGEIDDELEALEQAERDTKEKEEATQTQQKLAELDRLKQASDEAARKKLAEQNVDAVLAENIDKLSDMSVEDRQMLAK, from the exons ATGAGCGACCTCCTCAACTACATCCTCAACAACGAGGATGCCTTCCGAAG AAACCGCCTCCCATCCCTCTACTCCGACTTCACGCTCCAAAAACGAACAAACCCCGACGGCTACGCCGTCAACGTCGCCGCGTGGGAACAAGCGCTCAACCACGCCGCGAGACGCGGATACACTTCTTCGCGTGGTGTGCGCAGACGCTCCGGGTCGTTATCCGTGTCGGCGTCGTCCACGGCAAAACAAAGTACGGGAAATAATAACCCGTcgctgcggaagaagacggaTCATCTCGTTCTGAGGACCGATGAGTCGCTGCTGAGGGATTTGGAGAGTCCGGAGTGGGGGAGGCCTGTTGCGCTGGGGGCTGTGTTT GAAGAGGCATTGCGCAAACATACCATGGTTGCTCTACCGGTTTATAGAACCATCGCTGGCAGCCTGCAGAAGAGTCAATGGCGGATCATTGATCCCGGGGCACTTAGTCCGTGGAATGTGATGAGTTGGGGGATGCGACAATTGAAAGGGATCGTGGTGGGGTCTGACGAGTCCGCGCCGAGGCTGCAGGTGCAGGAGTTGGTATTAGTTGAGAATCTACGA GAAACGGCAGATCTGGTTGTAAAGAAGGCCACGAGGGCCAATGCATCCAAGCTGGATCTTATATACTCCAAGGAAAGCTTCGTGGAAGAGTACGCTACGGTGCTGCATGATGCGACGGAGCTATCGGATGAAGATTTTGATGTGTTATTGCTCTATCTTTCGCGGGACACTGGGGCTATTGCGTATGATGGCAAG ACCATCAAGTTCAAGTCTTCCAGTGATGAAACTCCCGCTATCACGCAGGAGGACACGACTATCGCCTCCATCAAGACCCTCCTCTCGACCATGTCAAAACAGGTCACGAATCTAGAGGCAAAAATCGAAGAGCTCAACATGTCCGCGAAGACGGCGCTGGCCAACAAGAACCGCATTTCCGCGCTATCAGCTGTGCGCTCCAAGAAGTTGGCCGAGGGCAATCTGAAACAGAGACTTGATACCCTGGTCCAATTGGAGCAGATCTATTCGAATATCGAGCAGGCTGCAGGACAGGTGGAGCTTGTTCGGGTGATGGAGGCGAGCACCGGTGTTCTCCGCGGACTGCATGCGCAGGTTGGTGGCGCAGAACGGGTGGAAGATGTGCTCGAGGAGTTGCGCGAGGAAATGACcaaggtggacgaggtcggGAGTATCATGAATGAAGCTGGGCCGGTCGTCGATGAGGGCGAGATTGATGATGAGCtcgaggcgctggagcaggCCGAGCGCGACacaaaggagaaagaagaggcgACGCAGACACAGCAGAAGCTCGCCGAGTTGGACAGGCTCAAGCAGGCCTCTGATGAGGCGGCTCGCAAGAAGCTGGCTGAGCAAAACGTGGATGCCGTGCTGGCGGAGAACATTGACAAACTCTCCGACATGTCGGTCGAAGATCGTCAGATGCTAGCGAAATAG